One Pseudomonadota bacterium genomic window carries:
- a CDS encoding type II secretion system GspH family protein — MLKQGGFTLIEIAIAVVVIALLLGSLLGPLSVRIEQADRQETQALLDEIKEALYGFAVTHGRLPCPDTDGDGHEDRGGSPNYSCSTPFDFLPSADLGVARTDAWGRRFQYGVTPDFADEDPETVGPGGCVATSTTTTIALCSVGIGCIKDSAAAVECNVGNGIPAVVISYGANGGLAPTSADEIENQPPSDVNFVSTGYRQNPENQFDDLVAWISPHILKNRLVAAGRLP, encoded by the coding sequence GTGCTAAAGCAAGGCGGTTTCACGCTGATCGAAATCGCGATCGCAGTAGTCGTGATCGCCCTGTTACTGGGCAGTTTACTTGGGCCGTTATCGGTAAGGATCGAACAAGCGGATCGGCAAGAGACGCAAGCACTGCTCGACGAAATAAAAGAGGCACTTTACGGTTTCGCCGTGACACACGGGCGACTGCCGTGCCCGGACACCGACGGTGACGGTCACGAAGACCGGGGCGGTTCCCCTAATTATTCATGTTCAACCCCTTTTGATTTTCTTCCGTCGGCAGACCTTGGAGTCGCTAGGACAGACGCGTGGGGAAGACGGTTCCAGTACGGCGTTACACCCGATTTCGCCGACGAGGATCCGGAGACGGTCGGGCCAGGAGGCTGCGTGGCGACGTCCACCACAACCACAATAGCGTTGTGTTCGGTCGGTATCGGCTGTATTAAAGACAGCGCCGCTGCCGTGGAGTGCAATGTGGGAAACGGCATACCGGCCGTCGTCATCTCTTACGGTGCCAATGGAGGTCTGGCCCCAACCTCCGCGGACGAAATAGAGAACCAGCCGCCGTCTGACGTAAATTTTGTCTCTACAGGCTATAGACAAAATCCCGAGAATCAATTTGATGACCTGGTCGCGTGGATTTCACCCCATATCTTGAAGAATCGATTGGTTGCAGCGGGTCGTCTACCGTAG
- a CDS encoding (2Fe-2S)-binding protein — protein sequence MLVCVCHGVKNQDIERAIRNGVNSIRQLSDNLHLGTSCGCCVDYAEEYLKDRQLGSSLKKVA from the coding sequence ATGCTTGTTTGTGTCTGTCACGGGGTCAAGAATCAAGATATTGAACGCGCCATCCGAAACGGCGTGAATTCTATAAGGCAGCTTAGTGATAATCTGCATCTTGGTACGAGCTGCGGCTGCTGCGTGGATTACGCGGAAGAATACCTCAAGGACCGGCAGCTTGGCTCGTCCCTGAAGAAAGTGGCTTGA